The following are encoded together in the Planococcus antarcticus DSM 14505 genome:
- a CDS encoding ribose-phosphate diphosphokinase produces the protein MGYQNANSKLKIFSLNSNQELAEEISEHAGIPLGKSSVTHFSDGEIQINIEESIRGYDVFIVQSTSQPVNENLMELLIMIDAVKRASARTVNVVIPYYGYARQDRKARSREPITAKLVANLLETAGATRVIVLDLHAPQIQGFFDILIDHLVAVPLLSDYFLNESGIDLENVIIVSPDHGGVTRARKMADRLKAPIAIIDKRRPRPNVAEVMNIVGNVEGKTAIIIDDIIDTAGTISIAASALIESGAKEVYACCTHPVLSGPAVQRINDSVIKELIITNSIALPEEKKSPKIKQLSVARLLAETIVRVHEQKSVSTLFD, from the coding sequence ATGGGCTATCAAAATGCAAACTCGAAATTGAAAATCTTTTCATTGAATTCGAACCAGGAGCTAGCTGAGGAAATTTCGGAACACGCAGGCATTCCGCTTGGAAAAAGTTCGGTTACACATTTCAGCGATGGTGAAATCCAGATTAATATTGAAGAAAGTATTCGCGGCTATGATGTGTTTATCGTGCAATCGACTTCTCAGCCAGTTAACGAGAACTTGATGGAGCTATTGATCATGATTGATGCCGTTAAACGTGCTTCTGCTCGTACAGTCAATGTGGTGATTCCTTATTACGGTTACGCGCGACAAGATCGCAAAGCCCGTTCACGTGAGCCGATTACAGCGAAATTAGTAGCGAATCTTTTGGAAACTGCTGGTGCAACACGTGTAATCGTTCTGGATCTGCATGCTCCTCAAATTCAAGGATTCTTTGATATTTTGATTGACCACCTGGTAGCTGTACCTCTGCTTTCCGACTATTTCCTGAATGAAAGCGGTATTGATCTTGAAAATGTCATCATCGTTTCGCCGGATCATGGTGGAGTTACACGTGCCCGCAAAATGGCAGACCGCCTAAAAGCGCCGATTGCGATCATTGACAAACGCCGCCCTCGTCCGAACGTAGCAGAAGTTATGAATATCGTCGGTAATGTGGAAGGCAAAACAGCCATCATTATCGATGACATCATTGATACAGCCGGGACAATTTCAATCGCTGCCAGCGCATTGATCGAAAGCGGCGCGAAAGAAGTCTATGCATGCTGTACACACCCTGTTTTGTCAGGTCCTGCTGTACAACGTATCAACGACTCAGTGATCAAGGAATTGATCATTACCAACTCGATTGCCTTACCAGAAGAAAAGAAATCTCCTAAGATCAAGCAATTGTCTGTAGCACGGTTATTAGCTGAAACAATCGTCCGTGTTCATGAGCAAAAATCTGTCAGCACTCTTTTTGATTGA
- a CDS encoding 50S ribosomal protein L25/general stress protein Ctc: MTVKMTAKKRESSNKNSALTELRSNGNVPGVVYGFKTETTPVTVSEIDLIKTLRESGRNGVISLELDGKTKNVVLSDYQMDALKGSFKHVDFLAINMSDELEVAVTVHLTGESVGEKEGGFITQPNREVNVRVKPSDIPDALEVDTTELAIGETITVGDIRGTVSYEILDEDDFILVSATAPRTQDELDELETVSEENAEPEVVGSEDSEEENKEA; encoded by the coding sequence ATGACTGTAAAAATGACAGCAAAAAAAAGGGAAAGCAGCAACAAGAATTCTGCGTTAACTGAGCTTCGCTCAAATGGAAATGTGCCAGGAGTAGTTTACGGTTTTAAAACTGAAACGACACCGGTAACAGTATCTGAAATTGATTTGATTAAAACCCTGCGTGAATCTGGACGTAACGGCGTAATCAGCCTTGAACTTGATGGCAAGACTAAAAATGTTGTTTTGAGCGATTATCAAATGGATGCTTTAAAAGGTAGCTTTAAGCACGTCGACTTTTTAGCAATCAACATGTCTGATGAGCTAGAAGTGGCTGTAACTGTTCACTTAACTGGCGAATCAGTAGGCGAAAAAGAAGGCGGCTTTATCACTCAGCCGAACCGCGAAGTAAATGTTCGCGTGAAACCTTCTGACATTCCAGATGCATTAGAAGTGGACACGACTGAACTGGCGATTGGCGAAACAATCACAGTCGGCGATATTCGCGGAACTGTATCTTATGAAATCTTGGACGAAGACGACTTTATCCTTGTATCTGCAACAGCTCCACGTACACAAGATGAATTGGACGAGCTTGAAACTGTATCTGAAGAAAATGCAGAACCAGAAGTGGTTGGCAGCGAAGATTCTGAAGAAGAAAATAAAGAAGCATAA
- the mfd gene encoding transcription-repair coupling factor, translating into MNHILKIFSEETHTQKFIADLKKGQDHQLISGLSGGARPIFYQTIWSEMETPLLIVTPNLLHAQRVYDDLVRLVGEQQVHLYPAEELIAAEVSFSGPELRAHRIDTLDHMKSVGKGIYITPVAGMRKLLPTKEQWDYATLRISEGEELDTEEWLLKLVAMGYSRTPMVTTPGEFALRGGILDIYPLNFEHPVRIELFDTEVDSLRLFSAEDQRSLEKVQSLCILPASELVLSEEQRVQLAGKLEGRLASSLKKIKADDTKALMHQHIQHDIDLLKQGEAPEQLTKYASMTYTQSAFLGDYFPGNGLVFFDELGRIQEMTDTLEREESDWIVSMLEEGKFLHDVSLTYTFREMMSKLQQKVTFLSLFVRTFPMVSVKKSLAFSCKPMQSFHGQMHLLKAEMERWTLGKFQIFIVAQGDDRLQKVRAVLADYDMEAEIALPSTEIQGGKIYLVDGELSTGFEMPLQRLAVITDSELFKQQPKKKTRAQKLTNAERIKSYSEIKPGDYIVHIHHGIGRFVGIETLETGGVHKDYLHIVYKADDKLFVPVDKIDLIQKYIASEEKEPKLHKMGGTEWKKTRTKVSAAVQDIADDLIKLYAEREALRGFAFSEEQDMQRQFEAEFPYEETVDQLRSINEVKRDMENERPMDRLICGDVGYGKTEVAIRGAFKAVLDGKQVAFLVPTTILAQQHFETMSERFKDYPITVGLMSRFRSKKQQTETVKGLKNGSVDVVIGTHRILSKDMQYKDLGLLIIDEEQRFGVTHKEKIKQMKTNVDVLTLTATPIPRTLHMSMMGVRDLSVIETPPANRFPVQSYVMEHNGALVREAIEREMARGGQVFYLYNRVDDMTRKVEEIQSLVPEARVGYAHGQMNETELESVILSFLDGDYDVLVTTTIIETGIDIPNVNTLIVYNADRMGLSQLYQLRGRVGRSSRVAYAYFMYQRDKVLTDVAEKRLMAIKEFTELGSGFKIAMRDLTIRGAGNLLGSQQHGFIDSVGFDLYSQMLQEAIDERQSGVKKEVIPEIEISLDIDAYIPDSYVSDGYQKIQMYKRVKGVDTEEEMTELQDELIDRFGDMPNETDSLLRIARMKVWARQIGVESIKQTGKVVTVRLSENGTASINGGKVVEESAAYGRAVGFSMSGQKLIMSIDENKTKKIHPFDVLEGMMKLLPESLREVKAVL; encoded by the coding sequence ATGAATCATATTTTAAAGATCTTTTCGGAGGAGACCCATACACAAAAATTCATAGCTGATTTAAAGAAAGGGCAGGACCATCAGCTAATCTCTGGTTTATCCGGCGGTGCACGGCCGATTTTCTATCAGACAATTTGGTCCGAAATGGAGACTCCTTTATTAATTGTAACGCCAAATTTATTGCATGCACAGCGCGTGTACGATGATTTGGTACGGCTAGTCGGTGAACAGCAAGTCCATCTTTACCCAGCGGAAGAGTTAATTGCTGCGGAGGTTTCTTTCTCAGGCCCAGAACTACGGGCTCATCGCATTGATACGCTTGACCATATGAAGAGTGTCGGCAAGGGGATTTACATCACACCAGTTGCTGGGATGCGTAAATTATTACCGACGAAAGAACAATGGGATTATGCCACGTTGCGGATTTCAGAAGGCGAAGAACTCGATACAGAAGAGTGGCTTCTAAAATTGGTGGCTATGGGCTATTCTCGTACACCAATGGTAACTACACCGGGTGAATTTGCACTTCGTGGAGGCATATTGGATATTTATCCGCTGAACTTCGAACATCCAGTGCGCATCGAGTTATTTGATACGGAAGTGGATTCGTTGCGGCTGTTTTCCGCTGAAGACCAACGCTCACTCGAAAAAGTTCAATCATTATGCATCTTGCCTGCAAGTGAATTGGTGCTATCAGAAGAGCAACGAGTCCAGTTGGCAGGAAAATTGGAGGGTCGACTTGCCTCTAGTCTGAAAAAAATAAAAGCTGACGATACGAAGGCTTTAATGCATCAGCATATCCAGCATGACATCGACTTACTGAAACAAGGTGAAGCGCCCGAACAGCTAACGAAATATGCTTCAATGACGTACACCCAATCAGCTTTTCTAGGTGATTATTTCCCGGGCAATGGACTGGTCTTTTTTGATGAATTAGGACGAATACAGGAAATGACGGACACGTTAGAGCGCGAAGAAAGCGACTGGATTGTGTCGATGCTTGAAGAAGGAAAGTTTCTACATGATGTTTCTTTAACGTATACGTTCCGTGAAATGATGTCGAAACTACAACAAAAAGTGACGTTTCTGTCTTTATTCGTTCGGACATTCCCGATGGTATCCGTCAAAAAATCATTAGCCTTTTCATGCAAGCCGATGCAATCTTTCCATGGACAAATGCACCTTTTGAAAGCAGAGATGGAGCGTTGGACCTTAGGAAAGTTCCAAATCTTTATCGTGGCACAAGGTGATGACCGTTTGCAAAAAGTTCGTGCCGTTCTGGCGGATTATGATATGGAAGCAGAAATTGCTTTGCCTTCAACAGAAATTCAAGGCGGCAAAATTTATCTGGTTGATGGAGAATTGTCGACAGGATTTGAAATGCCACTGCAGCGCTTGGCCGTCATTACAGATTCGGAATTGTTCAAGCAGCAGCCGAAGAAGAAAACGCGCGCTCAAAAACTGACCAACGCAGAGCGCATCAAAAGCTATTCCGAAATCAAACCAGGTGACTACATTGTGCACATCCACCACGGCATCGGCCGTTTCGTGGGCATTGAAACCTTGGAAACGGGTGGCGTTCATAAAGATTACCTTCACATCGTTTACAAAGCCGACGATAAATTATTTGTACCGGTCGATAAAATTGACTTGATTCAAAAATATATTGCTTCTGAAGAAAAAGAACCAAAGCTGCATAAAATGGGTGGTACGGAATGGAAAAAGACGCGTACAAAAGTGTCGGCTGCTGTTCAAGACATTGCCGATGATTTGATCAAGCTTTACGCAGAACGAGAAGCGTTACGAGGCTTTGCTTTTTCTGAAGAACAGGACATGCAGCGCCAATTTGAGGCGGAGTTTCCGTATGAAGAAACGGTCGATCAATTGCGTTCGATCAATGAAGTCAAGCGTGACATGGAAAACGAGCGACCGATGGATCGTCTAATCTGCGGGGATGTCGGATATGGCAAAACAGAAGTCGCCATTCGTGGAGCTTTCAAAGCGGTACTCGATGGCAAGCAAGTGGCATTTCTAGTGCCGACAACGATATTAGCGCAGCAGCATTTTGAGACGATGAGCGAACGGTTCAAGGATTATCCGATTACGGTCGGCTTGATGAGCCGTTTCCGTTCTAAAAAGCAACAAACTGAGACAGTCAAAGGATTGAAAAACGGATCAGTTGATGTTGTCATCGGCACGCATCGTATTTTATCGAAGGATATGCAATATAAAGATCTGGGGTTATTGATTATCGATGAAGAACAACGATTTGGTGTTACCCATAAGGAAAAGATCAAACAGATGAAAACCAATGTGGATGTCCTGACGCTGACGGCGACACCTATTCCCCGGACGCTTCATATGTCGATGATGGGTGTGCGTGACTTGTCTGTCATCGAAACGCCGCCGGCCAATCGCTTTCCGGTACAAAGCTACGTCATGGAGCACAATGGCGCGCTCGTACGCGAAGCCATCGAACGCGAAATGGCGCGTGGTGGGCAAGTGTTTTATTTGTACAACCGTGTAGATGATATGACGCGGAAAGTGGAAGAAATTCAATCACTAGTGCCGGAAGCACGCGTTGGTTACGCCCATGGGCAAATGAATGAAACCGAACTGGAATCAGTCATATTGAGTTTCCTTGACGGTGATTACGATGTGCTGGTGACGACAACTATTATCGAAACTGGCATTGATATTCCGAACGTCAATACACTGATTGTTTATAATGCCGATCGCATGGGCTTGTCGCAGCTGTATCAATTGCGCGGACGCGTCGGACGCTCCAGCCGCGTGGCTTACGCTTACTTCATGTATCAGCGCGACAAAGTGCTGACTGACGTCGCAGAAAAACGGTTGATGGCGATCAAAGAATTCACTGAGCTCGGATCCGGTTTCAAAATCGCCATGCGCGATTTGACGATTCGCGGAGCAGGCAATCTGCTGGGTTCGCAGCAGCATGGCTTTATTGACTCTGTCGGCTTTGATCTCTATTCGCAAATGCTGCAGGAGGCAATCGACGAACGCCAGTCGGGTGTCAAAAAAGAAGTGATACCGGAAATCGAAATTTCTCTCGATATCGATGCTTATATTCCAGACTCCTACGTCAGCGACGGCTACCAGAAGATTCAAATGTACAAACGCGTCAAAGGCGTGGATACGGAAGAGGAAATGACCGAGCTGCAGGATGAATTGATTGACCGTTTTGGCGATATGCCAAACGAAACGGATAGCTTGCTGCGCATTGCCCGCATGAAAGTATGGGCACGCCAGATAGGTGTTGAATCCATCAAGCAAACCGGCAAAGTCGTGACTGTCCGGCTTAGTGAAAACGGCACGGCCAGCATTAATGGTGGCAAAGTCGTAGAGGAATCTGCTGCTTATGGGCGTGCGGTCGGATTCAGCATGTCGGGACAAAAGTTGATCATGTCCATTGATGAGAATAAAACAAAAAAAATACATCCATTCGACGTTCTAGAAGGCATGATGAAGTTATTGCCGGAATCGCTTCGTGAAGTAAAAGCGGTTCTATAA
- the pth gene encoding aminoacyl-tRNA hydrolase, with amino-acid sequence MKLIIGLGNPGKAYEDTRHNIGFKVVDYLASQWNAPLTQSKFKGMYSISHRPEGKVMLLKPLTYMNLSGETVSALMDYYGIELKDIIVIYDDLDLPAGQLRLRQKGSAGGHNGIKSLIQHLGTQEFNRLRIGISRPPAGMKVPDYVLQRFSKEEIPEVADAIKKSAAACETWLFKPYLEVMNQFNGT; translated from the coding sequence ATGAAACTGATTATCGGCTTGGGAAATCCAGGCAAAGCATATGAAGACACACGGCACAATATCGGCTTTAAAGTGGTCGATTATTTGGCAAGCCAATGGAACGCACCGTTGACACAGTCCAAATTCAAAGGCATGTATTCCATTAGCCATCGTCCTGAAGGCAAAGTGATGCTGTTAAAGCCGTTGACTTACATGAATTTGTCTGGCGAGACTGTCAGTGCGCTGATGGATTACTACGGCATCGAGTTGAAAGACATCATTGTAATATACGATGATCTGGATTTACCGGCTGGCCAGTTGCGGTTGCGCCAAAAAGGCAGTGCCGGTGGTCATAATGGCATCAAGTCACTGATCCAGCATTTAGGAACCCAAGAATTCAATCGTTTGCGCATCGGCATCAGCCGTCCGCCGGCAGGCATGAAAGTACCTGATTACGTGTTGCAGCGCTTTTCAAAAGAGGAGATTCCGGAAGTAGCGGATGCCATCAAAAAAAGTGCAGCAGCTTGTGAAACCTGGCTGTTCAAACCATATCTCGAAGTAATGAATCAATTTAATGGAACATAA
- the glmU gene encoding bifunctional UDP-N-acetylglucosamine diphosphorylase/glucosamine-1-phosphate N-acetyltransferase GlmU: MANTYAVILAAGQGTRMKSKLYKVLHPVCGMPMVEHVTGNIEKLGVEKIVTVVGHGAEKVQQQLGEKSEYALQAEQLGTAHAVQQTASLIEGLAGTTLVVCGDTPLIRPETMQALLDQHAETGAKATILTALADNPTGYGRILRNNAGIVEKIVEQKDASPTEQQVKEINTGTYCFDNEALFEALKLVSNDNVQGEYYLPDVVEILQKQGEIVAAYATDSFDETLGVNDRVALSQAESTMRKRIAEKHMRAGVSIIDPATAYISAKAEIGADTIIHPNVTIDGDTKIGEDCIISSNSHIVNSVIGDRTAIRSSEIHNSSIGTDTAVGPFAHIRPETVLGNDVKIGNFVEVKKSEVGNDTKVSHLSYIGDAHVGSGVNIGCGTITVNYDGKNKFQTIIEDDTFIGCNSNLIAPVTVGKGSYVAAGSTISKDVPENSLAIARARQENKEGYASKLNGKK; the protein is encoded by the coding sequence ATGGCAAATACATATGCAGTAATTTTAGCAGCTGGCCAGGGTACTCGCATGAAGTCAAAATTGTATAAGGTACTTCATCCGGTTTGCGGCATGCCGATGGTTGAGCATGTCACGGGAAATATCGAGAAGCTCGGTGTTGAAAAAATCGTTACGGTTGTTGGTCATGGTGCTGAAAAAGTCCAACAGCAGCTTGGTGAAAAAAGTGAATACGCACTGCAGGCAGAACAACTGGGGACAGCTCACGCAGTACAGCAGACTGCTTCATTGATTGAAGGGCTAGCTGGAACAACTTTGGTGGTTTGCGGCGATACACCGTTGATTCGCCCTGAGACGATGCAGGCATTGCTTGATCAGCACGCTGAAACTGGGGCAAAAGCAACAATTCTGACGGCATTGGCCGATAATCCGACAGGCTATGGTCGAATTCTTCGCAATAACGCTGGCATCGTTGAAAAGATTGTCGAGCAAAAGGACGCCTCTCCAACAGAGCAGCAAGTAAAGGAAATCAATACCGGTACGTATTGCTTTGATAACGAAGCGTTATTTGAGGCGTTGAAATTAGTTTCTAATGACAACGTTCAAGGTGAATATTATTTGCCTGATGTTGTTGAAATTCTTCAAAAGCAAGGCGAAATCGTAGCCGCTTATGCAACAGACAGTTTTGATGAAACATTGGGCGTAAATGACCGCGTGGCATTGAGCCAAGCCGAAAGCACGATGCGCAAACGGATTGCTGAAAAGCATATGAGAGCGGGAGTTTCGATCATCGATCCCGCGACTGCCTATATTAGTGCAAAAGCTGAAATCGGAGCGGATACCATTATTCATCCGAATGTGACAATTGATGGCGATACGAAAATTGGAGAAGACTGCATCATTTCTTCCAACAGCCACATCGTCAACAGCGTGATTGGGGACCGCACGGCAATCCGCAGTTCGGAAATCCATAACAGCAGCATCGGAACGGATACAGCTGTTGGACCATTTGCACATATCCGCCCGGAAACTGTGTTGGGAAATGACGTGAAAATCGGCAACTTTGTCGAAGTGAAAAAGTCGGAAGTTGGAAACGACACTAAAGTTTCCCACTTGAGCTATATTGGCGATGCTCATGTTGGTTCGGGTGTCAATATCGGCTGTGGTACCATAACGGTCAATTACGATGGCAAAAATAAATTTCAGACCATCATTGAAGACGATACTTTTATTGGCTGCAACTCGAATCTGATTGCACCGGTCACGGTAGGCAAAGGGTCTTATGTAGCAGCAGGCTCAACGATTTCAAAAGATGTACCTGAGAATTCATTGGCGATTGCACGCGCGCGCCAGGAAAATAAAGAAGGCTATGCAAGCAAATTAAACGGGAAAAAATAG
- the spoVG gene encoding septation regulator SpoVG, whose translation MEVTDVRLRRVQTDGRMRAIASITLDNEFVIHDIRVIDGNEGLFVAMPSKRTPDGEFRDIAHPINSNARTKLQEAVLTAYEQSESESVLENAGV comes from the coding sequence ATGGAAGTAACAGATGTGAGATTGCGACGTGTACAAACTGATGGCCGAATGAGAGCAATCGCTTCTATCACGCTGGATAACGAATTTGTTATCCATGATATTCGTGTGATTGATGGAAATGAAGGCTTGTTTGTTGCGATGCCAAGCAAAAGAACACCGGATGGTGAATTTCGGGATATTGCACATCCAATCAATTCAAATGCACGCACCAAGCTTCAAGAAGCTGTCTTAACTGCATATGAGCAAAGTGAAAGCGAATCGGTATTAGAAAATGCCGGCGTTTAA
- a CDS encoding RidA family protein produces MNYVATDKAAAAIGPYSQGVVSGGILYSSGQIPLTAAGELVEGTISDQAHQVFSNLKAVLAEAGSSLDEVIKTTVFIKDMNDFIELNKIYASYFGNHKPARSTVEVSRLPKDVKVEIEVIAKVNS; encoded by the coding sequence ATGAATTATGTAGCGACAGACAAAGCGGCAGCCGCCATTGGGCCATACTCACAAGGCGTGGTTTCAGGGGGGATTCTCTACAGTTCAGGTCAAATTCCATTAACAGCGGCAGGAGAATTGGTTGAAGGCACTATCTCCGATCAGGCGCATCAAGTATTTTCAAATCTGAAAGCCGTTCTTGCAGAAGCAGGGTCGTCACTTGACGAAGTTATTAAGACAACGGTATTCATTAAAGATATGAACGATTTTATAGAATTGAACAAGATTTACGCATCTTATTTTGGCAACCACAAACCAGCGCGTTCGACCGTTGAAGTGTCCCGTTTGCCAAAAGACGTAAAAGTGGAAATCGAAGTCATTGCAAAAGTGAATAGCTAA
- the ispE gene encoding 4-(cytidine 5'-diphospho)-2-C-methyl-D-erythritol kinase, whose amino-acid sequence MLYVKAPAKINLTLDVLHKRPDNYHEIEMIMTTVDLSDRIGLMGTAKGIHIQSADRFVPDDSRNLAYQAAQLIKDTFNIKTGVIISLDKKIPVAAGLAGGSSDAAATLKGLNKLWQLNLSLDELAELGAKIGSDVSFCVYGGTALAKGRGEIIRQLPTPPNCWVILAKPTIGVSTADVYGAFDVRAAQHPNTDEMIQALHDGDYEAMCDNLGNALESVTLKLYPEVEQIKEQMKKFGADAVLMSGSGPTVFGLVHQEARIPRIYNGLRGFCSEVYAVRLIGEREPLA is encoded by the coding sequence GTAAAAGCGCCTGCCAAGATCAACTTAACATTAGATGTTTTGCATAAACGTCCAGATAATTATCACGAAATTGAAATGATCATGACAACGGTGGATTTGTCAGACCGTATTGGACTGATGGGAACGGCCAAAGGCATACATATCCAGTCTGCGGACCGCTTCGTACCGGATGATTCCCGCAACCTCGCTTACCAGGCAGCGCAATTGATCAAAGACACTTTCAATATCAAGACCGGTGTCATCATCTCGCTCGATAAAAAAATTCCGGTTGCCGCAGGATTAGCTGGAGGCAGCAGTGATGCTGCAGCGACACTAAAAGGGTTGAACAAACTTTGGCAATTGAATCTGTCACTTGATGAGCTAGCTGAACTCGGGGCTAAAATTGGATCAGACGTTTCCTTTTGTGTCTACGGTGGCACTGCGTTAGCAAAAGGTCGCGGTGAAATCATCCGGCAATTGCCGACTCCGCCGAATTGCTGGGTCATTCTAGCAAAACCAACAATCGGCGTTTCTACAGCCGACGTCTATGGGGCGTTTGATGTTCGAGCAGCTCAGCATCCGAATACGGATGAAATGATCCAAGCACTCCACGATGGCGATTATGAAGCTATGTGTGATAATTTAGGCAATGCACTCGAAAGTGTCACCTTGAAATTGTATCCGGAAGTTGAACAAATTAAAGAACAGATGAAAAAATTCGGAGCTGACGCTGTATTAATGAGCGGTAGCGGACCAACAGTTTTTGGTTTGGTGCATCAGGAAGCACGCATTCCACGTATATACAATGGCCTACGTGGTTTCTGTTCAGAAGTTTACGCTGTCCGGTTAATCGGCGAACGAGAGCCACTTGCTTAA
- the purR gene encoding pur operon repressor has product MKWKRSERLVDMTHFLLEHPHKLIPLTYFSDLYQSAKSSISEDLGIVKETFEEKGIGLLMTVPGAAGGVKYIPKLQAREIKAIMADLMEELSHSDRLLPGGYLYMTDVLGNPEMMNRVGKVFATAFAKEKIDIIMTVATKGIPIAHAIARHLNVPVVIVRRDSKVTEGSTVSINYVSGSSRRIQTMVLSKRSMKSGQRVLITDDFMKVGGTMNGMKNLLEEFECTLAGVAVLVESEHSNERLVEKYLSLVKLHEVSEKERTIALEEGNYFENGGI; this is encoded by the coding sequence TTGAAGTGGAAGCGCAGTGAACGACTTGTAGATATGACGCATTTTTTATTAGAACATCCACATAAATTGATTCCGCTGACTTATTTCTCGGATCTTTACCAATCTGCAAAATCTTCCATCAGTGAAGATTTAGGGATTGTTAAAGAAACGTTCGAAGAAAAAGGAATTGGTTTGTTAATGACCGTTCCGGGAGCAGCGGGTGGCGTTAAATATATTCCTAAGCTCCAAGCTCGTGAAATCAAGGCCATTATGGCGGATCTTATGGAAGAATTGAGCCACTCCGACCGGTTGTTGCCGGGGGGCTACTTATACATGACTGATGTACTGGGCAATCCGGAGATGATGAATCGTGTTGGTAAAGTATTCGCCACTGCGTTTGCCAAAGAAAAAATTGATATCATCATGACGGTTGCTACAAAAGGCATCCCCATCGCCCATGCAATTGCCCGCCATTTGAATGTACCTGTGGTCATTGTCCGCAGAGATAGCAAAGTCACAGAAGGCTCTACAGTCAGCATCAATTATGTCTCGGGGTCTTCTCGACGCATCCAGACGATGGTGCTATCAAAACGCAGCATGAAGAGCGGTCAGCGTGTGCTCATCACCGATGACTTCATGAAAGTCGGCGGCACGATGAATGGCATGAAAAATCTGCTGGAAGAGTTTGAATGCACCTTAGCGGGTGTTGCTGTTCTAGTAGAGTCGGAACATTCGAATGAACGGCTTGTAGAAAAGTACCTGTCACTTGTTAAATTGCATGAAGTCAGTGAAAAAGAGCGCACCATTGCATTAGAAGAAGGAAACTACTTTGAAAATGGAGGAATTTAA